One window of Phycisphaeraceae bacterium genomic DNA carries:
- a CDS encoding BtpA/SgcQ family protein, producing MAKKSASVSSRGVPGKALIGMVHVGALPGSPFARAPLSKIEATAREEAKVLMDSGFDAVIVENMHDRPYVQPPHSPATVASMTILCAAVKDAIGSTPMGVQVLSCGECEAISIALATGGSFIRCENFVYAHVADEGLLSRAAAGPLLRFRREIGAEHIKVICDIKKKHASHSITGDIMLGDAAHTAQFFGADGVIVTGAFTGDPANEEDVEEAKRSTSVPVWVGSGVDPDQAASLFEHADALIVGSYIKRGGVWSAPIDPKRCRAMAKSKRS from the coding sequence ATGGCAAAGAAGTCTGCTTCGGTTTCTTCGCGCGGCGTTCCCGGCAAAGCGCTGATCGGCATGGTGCACGTCGGTGCGCTCCCGGGTTCTCCGTTCGCGCGAGCGCCGCTCTCCAAAATCGAAGCAACCGCCCGCGAAGAAGCCAAAGTCCTCATGGATTCGGGCTTCGACGCCGTCATTGTCGAGAACATGCACGATCGTCCGTACGTGCAGCCGCCGCACTCGCCCGCGACCGTCGCATCGATGACCATCCTCTGTGCCGCGGTAAAAGACGCCATCGGCTCCACCCCGATGGGGGTTCAGGTTCTTTCCTGTGGCGAATGCGAGGCGATCTCGATCGCGCTCGCAACCGGCGGCTCCTTCATCCGCTGCGAAAACTTCGTCTACGCCCACGTGGCCGACGAAGGGTTGCTTTCGCGTGCCGCAGCCGGTCCCCTGCTCCGTTTCCGACGTGAGATCGGCGCCGAGCACATCAAAGTCATCTGCGACATCAAGAAAAAGCACGCCTCGCATTCCATCACCGGCGACATCATGCTCGGCGACGCGGCACACACCGCGCAGTTTTTCGGAGCCGACGGAGTGATCGTGACGGGGGCATTCACCGGCGACCCCGCGAATGAAGAAGATGTAGAGGAAGCGAAGCGCTCGACGAGCGTTCCGGTCTGGGTCGGCTCCGGCGTCGATCCCGATCAGGCGGCATCCCTCTTCGAACATGCGGATGCTCTCATCGTCGGCTCGTACATCAAGCGTGGAGGTGTCTGGTCAGCTCCCATCGACCCCAAACGCTGCCGTGCGATGGCGAAGTCGAAGCGCTCATGA
- a CDS encoding cofactor-independent phosphoglycerate mutase, translated as MKYIVVIPDGGADLPIAQLGGKTAFQAARTPNLDALAARGRMGVAKTTPPGFEAGSDVCSMSLLGYDPAKYHTGRAPLEAASLGLKPVARDCIFRLNLVATGASTSGPYSASDDALMIDHSAGAISDAEARELIASLVKHWKAAVPGASDSMTLTPGVSYRNILIDTSGRDYSEVVTTPPHAVPGESWRAHLPTPKTRAGTNGAAVLNELMLASRDVFCDHPVNKARLAAGKRPATMAWIWGQGVKPSMPSFQQRFGIRGAMITAVDLLSGIAAYMGWERLDVPGVTSYHDTDYAAQGRAAVEAITQKDFDIVCCHVEAPDEASHQADWKTKVAAIERIDQHVVAPISACISKMEKQGQGCRALIMPDHYTLVSTRKHDATPVPFLITGTGIAPNGATNFDESNAASTRVVIERGHELMREFLGIRENQS; from the coding sequence GTGAAATACATCGTGGTCATTCCCGATGGCGGCGCGGATTTGCCGATCGCGCAGCTCGGCGGGAAGACGGCCTTTCAGGCCGCGCGCACGCCGAATCTCGATGCGCTCGCAGCGAGGGGGCGGATGGGAGTTGCAAAGACCACGCCGCCTGGATTCGAAGCGGGTTCCGATGTTTGCTCCATGTCTCTCCTTGGCTACGACCCCGCGAAGTATCACACGGGTCGCGCGCCGCTCGAGGCGGCGTCGCTCGGTCTCAAGCCCGTCGCGCGCGACTGCATCTTCCGGTTGAATCTCGTCGCGACCGGGGCTTCTACGTCGGGGCCGTACTCGGCCTCGGACGATGCACTCATGATCGATCATTCCGCCGGCGCCATTTCCGATGCCGAGGCTCGGGAGTTGATTGCGAGCCTTGTCAAACATTGGAAAGCGGCCGTGCCCGGTGCGTCCGATTCGATGACACTGACCCCCGGTGTGAGTTACCGCAACATCCTGATCGACACAAGCGGACGTGACTATTCCGAAGTTGTCACGACGCCGCCGCACGCGGTCCCCGGTGAATCGTGGCGGGCGCATCTTCCAACGCCGAAGACCCGCGCGGGGACCAATGGAGCCGCCGTACTCAACGAACTGATGCTCGCATCGCGTGATGTGTTCTGCGATCATCCGGTGAACAAGGCGAGGCTTGCCGCGGGCAAGCGCCCCGCGACAATGGCCTGGATCTGGGGACAAGGCGTGAAACCCAGCATGCCGAGTTTCCAACAAAGATTCGGCATCAGGGGCGCCATGATTACCGCCGTTGATCTTCTTTCCGGTATCGCGGCATACATGGGGTGGGAACGCCTCGATGTTCCCGGTGTGACGAGTTACCACGATACCGACTACGCGGCACAGGGGCGAGCCGCGGTCGAGGCGATTACGCAGAAGGACTTCGATATCGTCTGTTGCCATGTCGAAGCGCCCGACGAGGCGTCGCATCAGGCCGATTGGAAAACCAAAGTCGCCGCGATCGAACGCATCGACCAACACGTGGTCGCGCCGATTTCCGCGTGCATTTCGAAAATGGAGAAACAGGGACAAGGCTGCCGAGCTTTGATCATGCCCGATCACTACACGCTGGTTAGCACGCGCAAGCACGATGCCACGCCCGTCCCGTTCCTCATCACCGGAACAGGCATCGCTCCGAACGGTGCGACGAACTTCGACGAGTCCAACGCCGCCTCAACGCGTGTTGTCATCGAGCGCGGTCACGAACTGATGCGAGAATTCCTAGGTATCCGCGAGAACCAATCATGA
- a CDS encoding site-2 protease family protein, which yields MDWWVANIYAASPILLFSWILWVVGSICLHELGHGWMAIRCGDSTPRALGHMTMNPFVHIPWPWAWIMFALFGFTWGLMPVSPDRFRGRYDDAKVAAAGPAVNLILATLCVFASVGWMIVGPNVPDNVRHNVGVFLWTGVMINCVGVLFNLIPIPPLDGSRILADFSMPYRRLINSEQSAMIAMLGMILLFTAGAGHIWHATFVVTDWSLSNAARLFGQTWNGRPW from the coding sequence ATGGACTGGTGGGTTGCCAACATCTACGCCGCGAGCCCGATTCTGCTCTTCTCCTGGATTCTCTGGGTGGTGGGGTCCATCTGCCTGCACGAGCTCGGGCACGGCTGGATGGCGATCCGGTGCGGAGACAGCACGCCTCGCGCGCTCGGCCACATGACCATGAATCCGTTCGTCCATATTCCCTGGCCCTGGGCGTGGATCATGTTTGCGCTTTTCGGGTTCACGTGGGGCCTCATGCCGGTTTCCCCGGACCGATTCCGCGGCCGATACGACGATGCGAAGGTTGCTGCGGCGGGACCCGCGGTGAATCTCATTCTGGCAACATTGTGCGTGTTCGCTTCGGTCGGATGGATGATCGTCGGTCCGAACGTTCCCGACAACGTGCGCCACAACGTCGGCGTCTTTTTGTGGACCGGTGTGATGATCAACTGCGTCGGGGTGCTCTTCAATCTCATCCCAATCCCGCCGCTGGACGGCTCTCGCATTCTTGCCGATTTTTCCATGCCCTATCGAAGGCTGATCAACAGCGAGCAGAGCGCGATGATTGCCATGCTCGGGATGATCCTGTTATTCACGGCCGGCGCCGGGCACATCTGGCACGCGACATTTGTCGTGACGGATTGGTCGCTTTCCAATGCGGCGCGGTTGTTCGGGCAGACATGGAACGGGAGACCCTGGTGA
- the rplT gene encoding 50S ribosomal protein L20 yields the protein MPRVRKGAARAQNRKKLLREAKGYFGTNSKHWYRARNAVIRAGVYAMRDRRYRKRDMRALWIVRITAACRMRNTRYSLLMNGLRMSGILLNRKMLSEIAISDPKLFDKIVAIAVKASKAIPAKT from the coding sequence ATGCCTCGCGTTCGCAAAGGCGCTGCCCGCGCTCAGAATCGGAAAAAGCTTCTCCGCGAAGCCAAGGGCTATTTCGGCACAAACAGCAAGCACTGGTATCGCGCCCGCAACGCGGTGATCCGCGCCGGCGTCTACGCGATGCGCGATCGTCGCTACCGCAAGCGCGACATGCGCGCTTTGTGGATCGTCCGCATCACTGCCGCCTGCCGCATGCGCAACACCCGCTACAGCCTCCTGATGAACGGCCTGCGGATGTCGGGCATCCTTCTCAATCGCAAAATGCTGAGCGAGATCGCGATCAGCGACCCGAAGCTCTTCGACAAGATTGTTGCCATCGCGGTCAAGGCCTCCAAGGCTATCCCTGCGAAGACTTGA
- a CDS encoding 50S ribosomal protein L35 — translation MPKTKNHKGLLKRIRITKTGLVRHRSANHKHLRSGKGGKRLRQLRKDPMMSNPEAKRIEKLLFRRLRGRSQSRATIKRNPTPAQRKAAAAKSASKSK, via the coding sequence ATGCCCAAGACCAAAAACCATAAAGGCCTTCTGAAGCGCATCCGCATCACCAAGACCGGTTTGGTGCGTCACCGCTCGGCGAATCACAAGCACCTCCGCTCCGGCAAGGGTGGCAAGCGCCTCCGCCAGCTGCGGAAGGACCCGATGATGTCGAACCCCGAAGCCAAGCGGATCGAGAAGCTCTTGTTCCGTCGCCTTCGTGGCCGGTCACAGTCCCGTGCGACGATCAAGCGCAACCCGACGCCGGCGCAGCGCAAGGCTGCCGCGGCAAAGTCCGCCTCGAAGTCCAAGTAG
- a CDS encoding sigma-70 family RNA polymerase sigma factor, which yields MKELTDEKLFDQFRRGDMGSFRKLLERYKDDLLRFLFRLVGDRTAAEDVFQETFMQIYQSCDTFDIERRFRPWLFTIAANKGRDYLRKKMRRQELDLLAPVGGGDASDGSGAMFVDLLEVDVDKPDAAMDRSERDKLVQEALAGLSPTLKEILLLAYFQRLSYVQISEELEIPLGTVKSRLHAAVAAFAKRWQAVNKSQEEAA from the coding sequence GTGAAGGAACTTACGGACGAAAAGCTGTTCGACCAATTCAGGCGGGGGGACATGGGGTCCTTCCGCAAGCTCTTGGAGCGGTACAAGGACGATCTCCTGCGATTCCTGTTTCGCTTGGTCGGGGACCGAACCGCGGCGGAGGACGTCTTCCAGGAGACGTTCATGCAGATTTATCAGTCGTGTGACACATTCGACATCGAACGACGTTTTCGGCCCTGGCTTTTTACGATCGCGGCGAACAAGGGCCGGGACTACCTCCGTAAGAAAATGCGTCGCCAGGAATTGGACCTTCTGGCGCCCGTCGGGGGAGGGGATGCCTCCGACGGTTCCGGTGCCATGTTCGTTGACCTATTGGAGGTCGACGTGGACAAGCCGGATGCAGCAATGGATCGATCCGAGCGGGACAAGCTGGTTCAGGAAGCGCTCGCAGGCCTGTCCCCGACTCTGAAGGAGATTCTTCTTCTTGCCTACTTCCAGCGCCTGAGCTACGTGCAAATTTCTGAGGAACTCGAGATTCCTCTCGGGACGGTCAAGTCCCGCTTGCACGCGGCGGTCGCCGCCTTCGCCAAACGCTGGCAGGCCGTCAACAAGAGTCAGGAAGAAGCCGCTTAG
- a CDS encoding DUF4286 family protein: protein MSAIAYTVLATFPDEPTAREYIDWLLGGHIGAVLRGGASSAQIIRNQSEPIQVEIRYLFPNQQVFDRYVAEVAPGLRADGIRRFPPERGIRMERRSGVILNQHQSRLDASPSR from the coding sequence ATGTCCGCGATCGCGTACACGGTACTAGCCACCTTCCCGGACGAGCCGACGGCTCGCGAATACATCGACTGGCTGTTGGGTGGCCATATCGGTGCAGTCCTGAGGGGCGGAGCGTCCTCCGCTCAAATCATCCGGAATCAATCCGAACCCATCCAGGTCGAAATACGCTATCTTTTCCCGAACCAGCAGGTCTTTGATCGATACGTCGCGGAGGTCGCTCCGGGGCTGCGGGCGGACGGGATTCGCAGGTTTCCGCCCGAGCGGGGAATTCGGATGGAAAGGCGGTCTGGAGTCATTCTCAACCAGCATCAGTCCCGTCTGGACGCCTCGCCAAGTCGGTAA
- a CDS encoding sigma-70 family RNA polymerase sigma factor — protein sequence MTVVPEGKNLPHLPQPDSDGVNITPVLFAAARGDETAWRQIVDLYARRVFALAQARLRNPDVAEEIAQSVFATLAAKLVGGGYTERGKFEPWLFRIASNRIRDEQRRNRRHPTTHDSERIARTENSEEPASAPPEQVRRLRWAMGQLGDSDREVIELRHHGQMSFGQMAEVLGEPLGTLLARHHRALAKLKALMDQSMQSDSSGVRAGGRLEA from the coding sequence ATGACCGTCGTGCCGGAGGGCAAGAACCTCCCCCACCTCCCGCAACCGGATTCGGACGGCGTGAACATCACGCCGGTTCTGTTTGCTGCCGCGAGGGGCGATGAAACCGCATGGCGGCAGATTGTGGATTTGTACGCGCGACGCGTTTTCGCGCTCGCGCAGGCAAGGTTAAGGAATCCCGACGTGGCGGAAGAAATTGCCCAATCCGTGTTTGCGACTCTCGCGGCCAAATTGGTCGGGGGCGGCTACACCGAGCGCGGCAAGTTCGAGCCCTGGCTGTTTCGCATCGCGTCGAACCGGATTCGGGACGAGCAGCGACGCAACCGGCGTCATCCGACGACGCACGATTCGGAGCGAATCGCGCGCACCGAAAACTCGGAAGAGCCGGCGTCCGCACCGCCCGAGCAGGTGCGAAGGCTGCGCTGGGCGATGGGACAGCTCGGCGACTCGGATCGGGAAGTGATTGAACTTCGCCATCACGGCCAGATGAGCTTTGGACAGATGGCGGAAGTGCTGGGTGAGCCGCTTGGTACGTTGCTAGCGCGACACCACAGAGCGCTGGCCAAGTTGAAGGCGTTGATGGACCAATCCATGCAATCGGATAGTTCCGGGGTTCGCGCCGGGGGAAGGTTGGAAGCATGA
- the metG gene encoding methionine--tRNA ligase subunit beta gives MSDAPVPAPATGAVSAKPMITFEDFAKVDLRVAKITKAEFHPSADRLFKLQLDDGSGTPRQICAGIRGHYTPEELTGQSIIIVANLAPRVIRGEESRGMLLAASDAPKDAPPDTQRRVVILMPKSDIPPGSVVS, from the coding sequence ATGTCCGATGCACCGGTTCCGGCACCCGCGACGGGCGCCGTTTCAGCCAAGCCGATGATCACGTTCGAAGATTTCGCGAAAGTGGATCTGCGCGTGGCGAAGATCACCAAGGCGGAGTTTCACCCTTCCGCCGATCGGCTGTTCAAACTGCAACTCGATGATGGTTCGGGCACACCGCGGCAGATTTGCGCCGGGATCCGCGGCCACTACACCCCTGAGGAACTGACGGGGCAATCGATCATCATCGTCGCCAATCTCGCTCCGCGCGTCATACGCGGCGAAGAATCTCGCGGCATGCTGCTCGCGGCGAGCGATGCTCCCAAAGACGCTCCGCCGGACACGCAACGACGCGTTGTCATTTTGATGCCGAAGAGCGATATTCCGCCCGGATCTGTTGTTTCTTAA
- a CDS encoding biopolymer transporter ExbD, protein MNFRRSEERGIRSIPRLSLVAFIDIVLFLLLYLMLAGTLTAPESRISAGLEKAAAPGAKAPDLPPVSLRVARAGSSVVFRIGQRDLPSFDALVVALAQSPKQGGLIVRSDANTFVGDIAAAMQAAKDAGFDRVSYAPTP, encoded by the coding sequence TTGAACTTCCGCCGATCAGAGGAGCGAGGCATTCGATCGATCCCGCGGCTGTCGCTCGTCGCGTTCATCGACATTGTTTTGTTCCTTCTGCTTTATCTCATGCTCGCCGGAACTCTGACGGCGCCGGAATCTCGGATTTCCGCGGGACTCGAGAAGGCCGCTGCTCCCGGCGCGAAGGCGCCCGATCTGCCGCCGGTCTCACTACGTGTGGCTCGCGCCGGATCCAGCGTGGTGTTCAGAATCGGGCAGCGTGACCTGCCGTCGTTCGACGCGCTGGTGGTCGCCCTCGCTCAATCTCCCAAGCAGGGTGGACTAATCGTTCGATCAGACGCGAACACATTTGTGGGCGATATCGCCGCCGCCATGCAAGCCGCGAAAGACGCGGGATTCGATCGTGTGAGCTATGCGCCGACTCCTTGA
- a CDS encoding biopolymer transporter ExbD, translating into MRFNRNKEMPEAGFDITSMIDVVLLLTIFFMMSSQFSRIAQRDLDLPRQPGDAHPRPDSAADAAVVIDLEKDGRLSVAGRNYPLERLTTMVAIDRQRAERTGNFLDVIIRADRSTPAPQLQKLAGALSAEGVDSWRLATTGEAHRSRGASSLESGGGSKP; encoded by the coding sequence ATGCGATTTAACCGCAACAAAGAAATGCCCGAAGCCGGCTTCGACATCACATCGATGATCGACGTCGTCCTCCTGCTCACCATTTTCTTCATGATGTCTTCGCAGTTTTCGCGAATTGCCCAGCGCGATCTCGACCTTCCGCGTCAGCCCGGCGACGCCCATCCAAGACCGGATTCGGCGGCGGACGCGGCGGTGGTCATCGATCTCGAGAAAGACGGCCGGCTTTCGGTCGCCGGACGAAACTATCCGCTGGAACGCCTCACGACGATGGTGGCGATCGACCGGCAGCGTGCTGAACGCACAGGAAACTTTCTCGACGTCATCATTCGGGCCGATCGATCGACGCCCGCGCCGCAATTGCAGAAACTCGCCGGTGCGCTCAGCGCCGAAGGGGTGGACAGCTGGCGGCTGGCCACGACCGGTGAAGCGCACCGGTCGCGAGGCGCCTCTTCGCTCGAAAGCGGAGGAGGGTCAAAGCCTTGA
- a CDS encoding MotA/TolQ/ExbB proton channel family protein has product MTLFGGFPFTLAEAAAGASRRSLLEYIQAGGLIGYLLVLLSIVAVALLIAHLLKVRMSVMAPTEVVLGLEERLQRADTAGAIEFCRRDENKSFLANTFAAALTRCSRSSFGLLELRTALEDSGTKEVEKLIRTTDGIAIIAAIGPMMGLLGTTIGMIGAFATIGQLEGAARSNELSNYMSLALVTTAQGLLVAIPCTVLYTILRRRVERLAAAVGEIVEDLAATLSTPGSERRSPRIASENPEPVEVA; this is encoded by the coding sequence ATGACATTGTTCGGAGGATTTCCCTTCACTCTGGCTGAGGCCGCGGCCGGCGCCTCGCGCCGCTCACTGCTCGAGTACATCCAGGCCGGCGGATTAATCGGCTACCTGCTGGTGTTGCTCTCGATTGTGGCGGTGGCGCTGCTGATCGCGCATCTTCTGAAGGTGCGCATGTCGGTGATGGCGCCGACCGAAGTGGTGCTCGGGCTCGAGGAACGGCTCCAACGCGCCGACACTGCCGGGGCGATCGAATTCTGCAGGCGAGACGAGAACAAGAGCTTCCTGGCCAATACCTTCGCGGCCGCGCTCACGAGATGTTCCCGCTCCAGTTTCGGGCTTCTTGAGTTGCGAACAGCGCTCGAAGATTCCGGGACGAAAGAGGTTGAAAAGCTGATCCGTACTACCGATGGCATCGCCATCATCGCGGCCATCGGTCCGATGATGGGGCTTTTGGGCACCACGATCGGCATGATCGGGGCGTTCGCGACGATCGGCCAGCTCGAGGGCGCCGCTCGCTCGAACGAACTATCAAACTACATGTCGCTCGCACTTGTGACGACGGCGCAGGGGCTGCTCGTGGCGATTCCCTGCACGGTGCTGTACACGATCCTTCGCCGGCGCGTCGAAAGGCTTGCCGCCGCTGTTGGCGAAATCGTGGAAGACCTCGCGGCGACGCTGAGCACCCCGGGCTCTGAGAGACGGTCTCCGCGAATCGCGAGCGAAAACCCCGAACCCGTGGAAGTCGCCTGA
- a CDS encoding VWA domain-containing protein has translation MEQVFDPESELTTADGAVAAEPTSHLVFRLARRALLVGLILSLLFHFVGLLISSRVFYGIGGTASAGPDEPPGLALMRGPELSDLMAGSIEISTPSSGDLASELREMSPEQPLDVPRDPSLAQTENLESGALSGAGNVSANEAMGDGLGLGGGGGGASFFGVEATGSRFVFIVDVSGSMSVGGKIDALRAQLVRSIQNLVETSTFAVFTFSDDATPLGNARDWSQAIEERKRWARRCIAGLNPRGGTIPINAFRAAFKLRPRPDAIYFMTDGEFDASVADEIARMNSPRIPIHCIAFMSRESELQMRRIATQSRGTYTFISGARP, from the coding sequence ATGGAGCAGGTCTTCGATCCAGAATCAGAACTGACGACTGCTGACGGAGCCGTTGCGGCCGAGCCGACATCCCACCTGGTGTTCCGGCTCGCTCGCCGGGCGCTGCTCGTCGGGCTGATCTTGTCGCTGCTCTTTCACTTTGTCGGGTTGCTGATCTCTTCACGCGTGTTCTACGGAATCGGTGGCACAGCTTCAGCCGGTCCGGACGAACCGCCGGGGCTTGCGCTGATGCGAGGGCCCGAGTTGAGCGACCTGATGGCGGGTTCGATCGAGATCTCGACGCCGTCGTCCGGCGACCTTGCGTCGGAACTTCGGGAGATGAGCCCGGAGCAACCGCTCGATGTGCCGCGTGATCCATCGCTGGCTCAAACCGAGAATCTGGAATCGGGCGCTCTCTCGGGCGCGGGGAACGTGTCCGCCAACGAGGCGATGGGGGACGGTCTGGGCCTAGGAGGAGGCGGCGGCGGCGCCTCGTTTTTCGGTGTCGAGGCCACGGGCAGTCGGTTTGTCTTCATTGTCGATGTGTCGGGGTCCATGAGCGTCGGCGGCAAGATCGACGCTCTCCGCGCTCAACTCGTCCGCTCGATTCAGAATCTTGTCGAGACATCAACCTTTGCGGTCTTCACGTTTTCTGACGATGCCACGCCGCTCGGGAACGCGCGCGACTGGTCGCAGGCGATCGAGGAGAGAAAGCGCTGGGCACGACGGTGCATCGCCGGATTGAATCCGCGCGGCGGGACGATCCCGATCAACGCATTCCGCGCCGCGTTCAAACTGCGGCCGAGGCCCGACGCGATTTATTTCATGACCGACGGAGAATTTGACGCTTCGGTGGCGGATGAGATCGCGCGGATGAATTCTCCTCGAATCCCGATTCACTGCATCGCCTTCATGAGCCGCGAGTCCGAGCTGCAGATGCGCCGTATCGCGACCCAGTCCAGGGGGACCTACACCTTCATCTCCGGAGCAAGGCCATGA
- the pyrH gene encoding UMP kinase: MPIKEAPRKVTGAGTGSGGSGKYKRVLLKLSGESFCKPGGFGIGSEELHWIANEIREAAKLGTQIAVVVGGGNIIRGAQLAEAGHIHQATADHMGMLGTVINALALKEKLKELGNECRVMSAIEIRAVAEPFIRGRALRHMEKGRVVILAAGTGNPFFTTDTCAALRATELECEILLKATKVDGVYTADPKKDATAKRFETLSFADALAKQLKIMDMTALAMCQEHEIPVLVFDFNKSGNIARVIRGEQVGTLVTVR; encoded by the coding sequence ATGCCAATCAAGGAAGCGCCCCGCAAAGTGACAGGCGCAGGGACCGGGTCAGGCGGCTCGGGGAAATACAAGCGAGTGCTGCTCAAACTGAGCGGCGAGTCTTTCTGCAAGCCCGGCGGATTCGGGATCGGCTCGGAAGAATTGCACTGGATCGCGAACGAGATCCGCGAAGCCGCCAAGCTCGGAACTCAGATCGCGGTGGTTGTCGGAGGAGGCAACATCATCCGCGGGGCGCAACTGGCCGAAGCCGGACACATTCACCAGGCGACAGCCGACCATATGGGCATGCTGGGCACGGTGATCAACGCGCTCGCCCTCAAAGAGAAACTCAAGGAGCTGGGCAACGAGTGCCGCGTGATGTCGGCGATCGAGATACGCGCGGTCGCCGAGCCGTTCATCCGGGGGCGTGCGCTGCGCCACATGGAAAAGGGTCGGGTCGTCATCCTGGCGGCGGGCACCGGCAACCCGTTCTTTACGACCGACACCTGCGCCGCGCTGCGCGCGACGGAACTGGAATGCGAGATTCTGCTGAAGGCGACCAAAGTAGACGGCGTCTACACCGCCGACCCGAAAAAAGACGCAACCGCCAAGCGATTCGAGACGCTCTCCTTTGCTGACGCTCTGGCAAAGCAACTGAAGATCATGGACATGACGGCGCTGGCGATGTGTCAGGAGCACGAAATTCCGGTTCTCGTATTCGACTTCAATAAGAGCGGAAATATTGCGCGCGTGATCAGGGGCGAACAGGTCGGCACGCTTGTGACCGTGCGGTAG
- the frr gene encoding ribosome recycling factor has product MSDPDTILLETEESMSKALEYLKSEIRGIRTGRASPAMVDFIKADYYGTMTDLKSLAAISVPEPSQLLIKPFDAGSVGAIKQAIEASGLGLNPQVEGKQIRLIIPALSSERRTQLSAKVKKMGEEQKTAIRNVRRDANKHAEGLSKQAGAHFPEDEIETLKEEIQNLLKKYEDEIDNRVEEKVKEIQTV; this is encoded by the coding sequence ATGAGCGACCCAGACACCATCCTGCTCGAAACTGAAGAATCGATGTCCAAGGCGCTCGAGTACCTCAAGAGCGAGATCCGTGGCATCCGGACGGGGCGCGCCAGCCCGGCAATGGTCGATTTCATCAAGGCGGACTATTACGGCACGATGACCGACCTGAAGAGCCTCGCGGCAATCAGTGTTCCCGAGCCATCGCAGCTCCTCATCAAGCCGTTCGATGCCGGATCCGTCGGCGCGATCAAGCAGGCGATCGAGGCTTCGGGCCTGGGCCTGAATCCTCAGGTGGAAGGAAAACAGATCCGCCTGATCATCCCGGCGCTCTCGTCCGAACGGCGCACGCAATTGTCGGCCAAGGTCAAGAAAATGGGCGAAGAGCAGAAGACGGCGATACGCAATGTCCGGCGCGACGCCAACAAGCACGCCGAGGGATTGTCCAAGCAGGCCGGAGCGCACTTTCCCGAAGACGAGATCGAGACGCTGAAGGAAGAAATCCAGAACCTGCTCAAGAAGTACGAGGACGAGATCGACAACCGCGTGGAAGAAAAGGTCAAGGAGATTCAGACCGTTTGA